From a region of the Haematobia irritans isolate KBUSLIRL chromosome 4, ASM5000362v1, whole genome shotgun sequence genome:
- the ppk26 gene encoding pickpocket 26, producing the protein MEPEKRPETGPPVKTSLQWQRAALMAKTITAFKETVDVDSDEDVDNKQQIKYGKPSQAAWAIFSEYCDNSTIHGIKYLGEQKRPVWERLFWIMVFVFSIYLCASLTMNIWFKWNNNPVIVSFAEKSTPVWQIPFPAVTICTETKARQSYFNFTDTYWRYFDFYTNVTMENVTSQEFIQLNSALQVCDAHLMEFTNGENFTNSKQLLDTLSDIMPEFLEIFQKCKWRNMATECNELFHTFVTDDGPCYTFNTLSAFDIFRKEGLIKDFIVRMENPTTTDWNVEDGYSANANTETYPYRVLGSGAKAGLDLLLSGVEKDFDNLCRGPIQGFKLVLHTPGEIPQVAKQYFRIPFSQEVLIAIKPKIITTSDGLKHYEPHRRQCYFQKERDLRFFQIYTQSNCEQECLANFTLAKCGCVKFSMPRNEKTPVCGAKNVICFNSAEDELALREFDQGIATSGENVRGVTTCNCLPSCTSIAYEAEISQADYDYAASLKGLTKQTDPVADDNSLDTKKTRLSIFFKEAQFLTSKRSELYGTTDFLANCGGLLGLFMGVSTLSIVEIVYFCTVRLITNLKMRYRKRKEMVNVEKNNEKNA; encoded by the exons ATGGAGCCAGAGAAGCGTCCTGAAACCGGGCCCCCAGTGAAGACATCACTGCAATG GCAGCGTGCTGCATTGATGGCCAAGACCATAACAGCCTTTAAGGAAACCGTAGATGTGGACAGTGATGAAGATGTCGATAACAAGCAACAAATCAAGTATGGCAAACCATCACAGGCCGCCTGGGCCATATTTTCGGAATACTGTGACAACAGTACCATCCATGGGATTAAATATTTGGGAGAACAAAAACGGCCTGTATGGGAAAG ATTATTCTGGATAATGGTGTTTGTCTTCTCCATATATCTGTGTGCCTCATTGACCATGAATATTTGGTTCAAATGGAACAATAATCCGGTTATTGTCAGTTTTGCTGAAAAATCAACGCCAGTCTGGCAAATACCCTTCCCTGCTGTAACTATCTGCACTGAGACAAAAGCCCGACAATCCTATTTCAATTTTACTGATACCTATTGGAgatacttcgatttctatacgaATGTGACAATGGAAAATGTCACAAGTCAGGA GTTTATTCAATTGAATTCAGCGCTACAAGTATGCGATGCTCATTTGATGGAGTTCACCAATGGTGAGAATTTTACCAATAGCAAACAACTTCTGGACACTCTAAGTGATATTATGCCAGAATTCTTGGAGATATTCCAAAAGTGCAAATGGCGCAATATGGCTACCGAATGTAATGAATTATTTCATACATTTGTAACCGATGATGGACCCTGTTATACATTTAATACACTCAGTGCCTTTGATATCTTCCGGAAAGAAGG attaattaaaGATTTCATAGTGCGCATGGAGAATCCAACAACAACCGATTGGAATGTAGAAGATGGCTATAGTGCTAATGCAAATACGGAAACCTATCCCTATCGTGTTTTGGGTTCTGGTGCCAAAGCTGGACTCGATTTACTTTTAAGTGGTGTGGAGAAGGATTTCGATAATCTTTGTCGTGGTCCCATACAAGGATTTAAG TTGGTTTTACACACACCTGGAGAGATACCTCAAGTTGCCAAACAATATTTTCGTATACCATTCAGTCAAGAGGTTTTAATAGCcattaaaccaaaaattatCACAACATCGGATGGTCTAAAACATTATGAGCCCCATAG acgtcAATGCTATTTCCAGAAAGAACGAGATTTGCGATTCTTCCAAATCTATACACAAAGTAATTGCGAACAGGAGTGTTTGGCTAACTTCACGTTAGCCAAATGCGGATGTGTAAAATTCTCTATGCCAA GAAATGAAAAAACTCCTGTTTGTGGAGCGAAAAATGTGATCTGCTTTAATAGTGCAGAAGACGAACTTGCACTACGTGAATTTGACCAAGGAATAGCAACCTCAGGGGAAAATGTTCGAGGCGTTACTACCTGTAACTGTTTGCCATCATGTACATCTATAGCTTACGAGGCTGAAATTTCCCAAGCCGATTATGATTATGCAGCTTCGCTGAAGGGACTTACTAAACAAACTGATCCTGTGGCTGATGACAATTCCTTGGA CACCAAAAAGACACGCTTGTCCATATTCTTCAAGGAGGCGCAATTTCTCACCTCGAAAAGATCTGAGCTATATGGTACAACAGACTTTTTGGCCAATTGTGGTGGTCTACTGGGTCTCTTTATGGGCGTATCCACCTTAAGTATTGTGGAGATTGTCTACTTCTGTACGGTTCGTTTGataacaaatttgaaaatgcgTTACCGTAAACGCAAAGAAATGGTCAATGTTGAAAAGAACAATGAGAAGAATGCCTAA